A window of the Candidatus Neomarinimicrobiota bacterium genome harbors these coding sequences:
- a CDS encoding FlgD immunoglobulin-like domain containing protein, with product STSTPGEVRFYAYPNPFYLAEDNLRDGAGHVRFQYHKTTAEARETARVSIYDFAMDPVVSLTETRPPAAGAGDFSMVWDGRNEAGYQVANGVYYCRLRLGQAEYWTKVVVIK from the coding sequence ATCCACATCCACTCCGGGGGAGGTGCGTTTTTATGCTTACCCCAATCCCTTCTACCTGGCGGAAGACAATTTGCGGGATGGCGCTGGCCACGTGCGATTTCAATACCACAAGACCACGGCCGAGGCCAGAGAGACGGCACGGGTTTCCATCTATGATTTCGCCATGGATCCGGTTGTGTCCTTGACGGAAACACGACCTCCCGCCGCTGGCGCCGGGGACTTCAGCATGGTGTGGGACGGTCGTAATGAGGCCGGTTATCAGGTGGCCAACGGGGTCTATTACTGCCGACTGCGACTCGGCCAGGCTGAATACTGGACGAAGGTAGTGGTGATCAAATGA
- a CDS encoding divergent polysaccharide deacetylase family protein, producing MSLSKPLKDVQPRILTILFISLVIAALGFVAWHTVFSWMTEQRHVQREVPQLRSDVVAELEEIGLARSPVIEKNGAIRFGHPPTMSSDDLMLLLRRIMERYDLVLTSAVKFEERRELYVELSSRQRHVVVRLIFAPGLKGEMLAGTIRGRIGIIVDDFGYIRNRLTAGFMSMKEKLTFSVIPGHRYSRILAEEAARSGHEVIIHMPMEPENYNGRDEEEFILLYGMEKDEAQARIRRAFQEIPQAVGMNNHEGSLATLDTVLLDVLAAELKSRGKYFVDSYTTPDTRAQEIMEKKGVPAIGRHLFLDNVDDPNYVRRQLAQLAAKAENTGVAIGIAHVGSSHLNTLEVLSEEIPKLKDRGFELVFISELVK from the coding sequence ATGTCCCTGAGTAAGCCTTTGAAGGATGTACAGCCCAGGATACTCACAATCCTCTTCATATCGCTGGTGATTGCTGCCTTGGGGTTTGTGGCATGGCATACGGTCTTCTCCTGGATGACGGAGCAGCGGCATGTCCAGCGGGAGGTTCCCCAATTGCGTTCCGATGTGGTGGCTGAGCTCGAAGAAATCGGACTCGCGCGGTCGCCGGTGATTGAGAAAAACGGGGCGATACGGTTTGGCCATCCGCCTACCATGTCTTCGGATGACCTGATGCTTCTGTTACGACGTATCATGGAGCGCTATGATCTGGTCTTAACCTCGGCGGTGAAATTTGAGGAGCGTCGGGAGCTCTATGTGGAGTTGAGTTCCCGGCAGCGGCACGTTGTGGTGCGTCTAATCTTTGCGCCGGGATTGAAGGGAGAGATGCTGGCGGGTACAATCCGTGGGCGCATTGGCATCATCGTCGATGATTTCGGTTACATCCGCAATCGTCTCACTGCCGGGTTCATGAGTATGAAGGAGAAGCTCACCTTTTCGGTAATTCCCGGGCATCGCTATTCCCGGATTCTGGCTGAGGAAGCAGCCCGGTCAGGTCATGAGGTGATCATCCATATGCCCATGGAACCGGAAAACTATAACGGCCGGGATGAGGAAGAGTTCATCCTGCTGTACGGCATGGAAAAGGACGAAGCCCAGGCTCGGATCAGGCGAGCTTTCCAAGAAATACCCCAAGCAGTGGGCATGAATAACCATGAGGGCTCCCTGGCCACCTTGGATACCGTTTTGCTCGATGTTCTGGCCGCCGAGCTTAAAAGCAGGGGCAAGTACTTCGTGGACAGCTACACCACTCCCGATACCCGGGCCCAGGAGATCATGGAGAAAAAGGGCGTTCCTGCTATCGGTCGGCATTTGTTTTTAGATAATGTAGATGACCCGAATTATGTCCGCCGACAACTCGCCCAACTGGCTGCTAAGGCCGAGAACACTGGCGTTGCTATCGGGATCGCCCATGTAGGATCCAGTCATCTGAATACCCTGGAGGTACTGTCGGAAGAGATTCCCAAGCTAAAAGACCGGGGATTCGAGTTGGTTTTCATCTCAGAGCTTGTCAAGTAA
- a CDS encoding LemA family protein: protein MRKGWIILIVVVIVLLLLGRWYVSTRNGFVAKDEGVKTAWSQVENVYQRRADLIPNLVETVKGVAGFERETYTAVTEARSQVNNINMEGILDDPERFQQFQAVQGELSSALSRLMVVVENYPQLRANQNFLNLQAQLEGTENRIAVERRRFNEAARTYNTAIRLFPGSIVAGMSGFQSRTYFEAQEGAEEAPRVQF, encoded by the coding sequence ATGCGAAAAGGTTGGATCATTCTTATCGTCGTGGTCATCGTCCTGCTTTTGCTCGGACGGTGGTATGTGAGTACCCGCAACGGCTTCGTCGCCAAGGACGAGGGTGTAAAGACGGCCTGGAGCCAGGTGGAGAACGTCTACCAGCGGCGGGCGGACCTGATCCCCAACCTGGTGGAAACGGTGAAGGGGGTGGCCGGTTTCGAGCGGGAGACCTATACGGCCGTCACCGAGGCCCGATCACAGGTTAACAATATCAATATGGAGGGGATTCTCGACGACCCTGAGCGTTTCCAGCAGTTCCAGGCAGTGCAGGGGGAACTCAGCAGCGCCTTGAGCCGCCTGATGGTAGTGGTGGAAAACTATCCCCAGCTGCGGGCTAACCAGAATTTCCTGAATCTCCAGGCCCAGCTGGAGGGTACGGAGAACCGTATTGCGGTAGAGCGGCGGCGATTCAATGAGGCCGCCCGAACCTATAACACCGCCATTCGCCTCTTTCCCGGCAGCATCGTGGCCGGAATGAGCGGTTTCCAGTCGCGGACTTACTTCGAGGCTCAGGAGGGTGCGGAGGAGGCACCCCGGGTCCAGTTTTAG
- a CDS encoding YgcG family protein, protein MRPRRLPIGYLPVILCLAASFAAAKLNFPAKPAARVNDYAHLLSQQETAYLERKLAAWEEATSNQLVIATFEGLEGEELNDISIRIAEMWQVGQAGRDNGVLITVFLRNRKMRLEVGYGLEGALPDALVNDLRLNLINPHFREGEYFKGLNLATDAIIAAVGGEYEALRQSKRVPRQRGWSGGVGLIFMMIFFFLLLSRGGRGGILPALFLLSLGSGMGRHSGGFGSFRGGGFGGFGAGGGGFGGGGAGGGW, encoded by the coding sequence ATGCGCCCTCGCCGATTGCCTATCGGTTACCTGCCGGTTATTCTCTGCTTGGCCGCATCTTTTGCTGCGGCTAAGCTGAATTTTCCGGCCAAGCCCGCCGCGCGGGTGAACGACTATGCTCACCTGCTCAGCCAGCAGGAAACCGCCTATCTGGAGCGCAAGCTGGCTGCGTGGGAGGAGGCTACCTCCAACCAGCTGGTCATTGCCACCTTTGAGGGTCTGGAAGGGGAGGAACTGAACGATATCTCCATCCGCATTGCTGAGATGTGGCAAGTCGGCCAGGCGGGGCGTGACAACGGGGTGCTTATTACCGTATTCCTGCGGAATAGGAAAATGCGCCTGGAAGTGGGCTATGGCCTGGAAGGCGCATTGCCTGATGCCCTGGTGAATGACCTCCGTTTGAACCTCATCAATCCGCACTTCAGGGAGGGGGAGTATTTCAAGGGCCTGAACCTGGCCACGGACGCAATAATTGCCGCCGTGGGTGGCGAATATGAAGCCCTGCGGCAGTCCAAGCGGGTGCCCCGGCAGCGGGGTTGGAGTGGCGGCGTAGGTCTGATTTTCATGATGATCTTTTTCTTTCTGTTGCTGAGCCGTGGTGGCCGGGGCGGTATATTGCCGGCCCTCTTCTTACTGTCCCTGGGCAGCGGGATGGGCCGACATTCCGGCGGCTTTGGCAGCTTCCGCGGGGGTGGTTTTGGAGGCTTCGGTGCCGGTGGTGGTGGCTTTGGCGGCGGCGGGGCCGGAGGAGGCTGGTGA
- a CDS encoding TPM domain-containing protein, with the protein MNKVETYVRQLLSDDDFMAIDTAIKTFEKKTSGELVVSFQVVCRGDPYKEGRRVFNRLKLYNTRERNAILVVIFVNSRKFAVLGDRGINEKVPGGFWDETVAAMADHFREERYREGLVEGIQILGGQLVTYFPYRANDMDELSDEVRFG; encoded by the coding sequence ATGAACAAGGTGGAAACATACGTCCGGCAGCTGCTTAGCGATGACGACTTCATGGCCATTGATACGGCTATCAAGACCTTCGAGAAAAAGACCAGCGGTGAGCTGGTGGTCAGCTTCCAGGTAGTCTGCCGGGGCGATCCCTACAAAGAAGGCCGTAGGGTGTTCAACCGGCTGAAGCTCTACAATACCCGGGAGCGGAACGCCATCCTGGTGGTCATCTTCGTCAACAGCCGGAAATTCGCTGTCCTGGGGGACCGGGGTATCAACGAGAAGGTGCCCGGAGGCTTCTGGGATGAGACGGTAGCGGCGATGGCAGATCACTTCCGGGAAGAGCGCTACCGCGAGGGACTTGTCGAAGGCATCCAGATCCTGGGCGGTCAGCTAGTGACCTACTTCCCTTACCGAGCGAACGACATGGACGAACTTTCGGATGAGGTGCGGTTCGGCTAG
- a CDS encoding MGMT family protein translates to MPDSLYHRVYAVVRCIPSGRVATYGQVAAAAGLPGPARLVGYALHNLPHDSDVPWHRVVSACGGISLDEKFGAGRLQRALLAAEGVTFHKRGGINLERYQVRDLKSGVGTLQEQKSGIAL, encoded by the coding sequence GTGCCGGATTCACTCTATCATCGTGTCTATGCGGTGGTGCGCTGCATTCCCAGTGGCCGGGTCGCCACTTATGGTCAGGTAGCGGCGGCGGCTGGGCTGCCCGGCCCGGCCCGGCTGGTAGGCTATGCCCTGCATAACCTCCCTCACGATTCGGATGTGCCCTGGCACCGGGTGGTCAGCGCCTGCGGCGGCATTTCCCTGGATGAAAAATTCGGCGCGGGACGACTCCAGCGGGCACTGCTGGCAGCGGAAGGAGTTACTTTTCACAAGCGAGGTGGAATCAACCTTGAACGCTATCAGGTCCGTGACTTGAAAAGCGGGGTGGGGACTCTCCAGGAACAGAAGTCAGGCATAGCATTATAA